A window from Streptomyces subrutilus encodes these proteins:
- a CDS encoding NAD(P)-dependent malic enzyme, which produces MAAEIVNPRSDSATDNNPDAVFALHRGGKMAIVATVPVHDKDDLSLAYTPGVAKVCSAIAEQPELVNEYTWKSNVVAVVTDGTAVLGLGDIGPEASLPVMEGKAILFKQFGGVDAVPIALATKDTDEIIETVIRLAPSFGGVNLEDISAPRCFEIERRLQEALDIPIFHDDQHGTAIVTLAALRNAAKLTGRTLGDLRAVISGAGAAGIAIAKILVDAGIGDVCVTDRKGVVSSDRSDLTDVKAEIAGLTNKTARTGSLEDALAGADVFIGVSGGTVPEAAVATMAKDCFVFAMANPNPEVHPDVAHKYAAVVATGRSDFPNQINNVLAFPGIFAGALKVRATRITEGMKIAAADAIAGVVGDEIAADYVIPSPFDERVAEAVTAAVAAAAKADGVARLV; this is translated from the coding sequence GTGGCAGCGGAGATCGTCAACCCTCGCAGTGACAGCGCGACGGACAACAACCCCGACGCGGTGTTCGCACTGCACCGGGGCGGCAAGATGGCCATCGTGGCCACCGTGCCGGTCCACGACAAGGACGACCTGTCCCTCGCGTACACCCCCGGCGTGGCGAAGGTGTGCAGCGCCATCGCCGAGCAGCCGGAGCTCGTGAACGAGTACACCTGGAAGTCGAACGTGGTCGCCGTCGTCACCGACGGCACGGCCGTGCTCGGACTCGGTGACATCGGGCCCGAGGCCTCCCTCCCCGTGATGGAGGGCAAGGCCATCCTCTTCAAGCAGTTCGGTGGCGTGGACGCGGTTCCGATCGCGCTGGCCACCAAGGACACGGACGAGATCATCGAGACGGTCATCCGCCTCGCCCCGTCCTTCGGCGGGGTGAACCTGGAGGACATCTCCGCCCCCCGCTGCTTCGAGATCGAGCGGCGCCTCCAGGAGGCGCTGGACATCCCGATCTTCCACGACGACCAGCACGGCACCGCCATCGTGACGCTGGCGGCACTGCGCAACGCCGCGAAGCTGACCGGGCGCACCCTCGGCGACCTGCGGGCCGTCATCTCGGGCGCCGGCGCCGCGGGCATCGCCATCGCCAAGATCCTGGTGGACGCGGGCATCGGCGACGTGTGCGTCACCGACCGCAAGGGCGTCGTCTCCTCCGACCGCTCCGACCTGACGGACGTCAAGGCCGAGATCGCGGGCCTGACGAACAAGACGGCCCGTACCGGTTCCCTGGAGGACGCGCTGGCGGGCGCGGACGTCTTCATCGGCGTCTCCGGCGGCACCGTCCCGGAGGCCGCGGTGGCCACGATGGCGAAGGACTGCTTCGTCTTCGCCATGGCCAACCCGAACCCGGAGGTCCACCCGGACGTCGCGCACAAGTACGCGGCGGTCGTGGCCACGGGCCGGTCGGACTTCCCGAACCAGATCAACAACGTGCTGGCCTTCCCGGGCATCTTCGCGGGCGCCCTCAAGGTCCGCGCCACCCGGATCACCGAGGGCATGAAGATCGCCGCCGCCGACGCCATCGCCGGTGTCGTGGGCGACGAGATCGCCGCCGACTACGTGATCCCGTCGCCGTTCGACGAGCGCGTCGCCGAGGCCGTCACGGCCGCGGTCGCCGCGGCCGCGAAGGCCGACGGCGTGGCCCGCCTGGTCTGA
- a CDS encoding zinc-binding dehydrogenase has protein sequence MFAAYAARIDRDQPLNGLVLGDRPAPEARPGWVTINVRAASLNHHDLWSLRGVGLGEDRLPMILGCDAAGTDQDGNEVVLHSVIGQSGHGVGPDEPRSILTERYQGTFAEQVSVPAWNVLPKPAGLSFEEAACLPTAWLTAYRMLFTNAGVRPGDSVLVQGAGGGVATAAIVLGKAAGLRVYATSRDETKRARAVELGALEAYEPGARLPRRVDAVIETVGAATWSHSVKSLRPGGTLVISGATSGDRPAHAELTRIFFLELRVVGSTMGSKDELEDLLSFCATTGVRPVIDEVLPLDRAREGFEKLRTGDLFGKVVLTP, from the coding sequence ATGTTCGCTGCCTACGCCGCCCGAATCGACCGTGACCAGCCGCTGAACGGCCTCGTGCTGGGCGACCGCCCGGCCCCCGAGGCCCGCCCCGGCTGGGTGACCATCAACGTCAGGGCCGCCTCGCTCAACCACCACGACCTGTGGTCGCTGCGCGGGGTCGGCCTCGGCGAGGACCGACTGCCGATGATCCTCGGCTGCGACGCCGCCGGGACCGACCAGGACGGCAACGAGGTCGTCCTGCACTCCGTGATCGGCCAGAGCGGCCACGGGGTCGGCCCCGACGAGCCCCGCTCGATCCTGACCGAGCGCTACCAGGGGACCTTCGCGGAACAGGTGAGCGTCCCCGCCTGGAACGTGCTGCCCAAACCGGCCGGGCTGTCGTTCGAGGAGGCCGCCTGCCTGCCGACGGCCTGGCTGACGGCGTACCGGATGCTGTTCACCAACGCCGGGGTGCGCCCCGGGGACTCCGTACTGGTGCAGGGCGCCGGCGGCGGGGTCGCGACCGCCGCGATCGTCCTGGGCAAGGCCGCCGGCCTGCGGGTCTACGCGACCAGCCGGGACGAGACCAAGCGCGCGCGGGCCGTGGAGCTCGGGGCGCTGGAGGCGTACGAGCCCGGGGCGCGGCTCCCCCGGCGGGTGGACGCGGTGATCGAGACGGTCGGGGCGGCCACCTGGTCCCACTCGGTGAAGTCCCTGCGCCCGGGCGGCACGCTGGTCATCTCCGGCGCCACCAGCGGGGACCGCCCGGCGCACGCGGAGCTGACCCGCATCTTCTTCCTGGAACTGCGCGTGGTGGGCTCGACCATGGGCTCGAAGGACGAGCTGGAGGACCTGCTCTCGTTCTGCGCGACGACGGGCGTGCGGCCGGTCATCGACGAGGTGCTGCCGCTGGACCGGGCCCGCGAGGGGTTCGAGAAGCTCCGGACGGGCGACCTGTTCGGCAAGGTGGTCCTCACCCCCTGA
- a CDS encoding helix-turn-helix domain-containing protein, with translation MTEATDLAERAGDRDPRVGLRAVAALRRLLEQLEAVQVRSARAQGWSWQEIAAELGVSRQAVHKKHGRL, from the coding sequence ATGACGGAAGCCACTGATCTCGCCGAACGGGCAGGTGACCGCGATCCGCGCGTGGGCCTGCGTGCCGTGGCCGCGCTCCGCAGACTGCTGGAGCAACTGGAGGCCGTACAGGTGCGCAGCGCCCGCGCGCAGGGCTGGTCCTGGCAGGAGATCGCGGCCGAGCTGGGCGTCAGCCGGCAGGCCGTGCACAAGAAACACGGGAGGCTCTGA
- a CDS encoding Clp protease N-terminal domain-containing protein — protein MFERFTAEAREAVTGAVTHARRDGSPAVGEEHLLLAVLDQGALDPLGVDRTAVAAGLAAARRRGGMSRADQEALAGLGIDLSEIVSRIEETHGEGALAAPAPRRRTLGTSLRAALGRPEQDHRHVPFTPGAKKTLEQSLRIALGRKDRHIGTLHLLLALLSRPGTVSEVLTDHGITYATAETAAA, from the coding sequence ATGTTCGAACGCTTCACCGCCGAGGCGCGCGAGGCCGTGACCGGCGCCGTGACCCACGCCCGCCGGGACGGGTCCCCCGCGGTCGGCGAGGAACACCTGCTGCTCGCCGTCCTCGACCAGGGGGCACTGGACCCGCTGGGCGTCGACCGCACGGCGGTGGCCGCCGGCCTCGCCGCCGCCCGCCGCCGCGGCGGCATGTCGCGGGCCGACCAGGAGGCGCTGGCCGGGCTGGGCATCGACCTCTCGGAGATCGTCTCCCGGATCGAGGAGACCCACGGCGAGGGCGCTCTGGCCGCCCCGGCCCCCCGGCGGCGCACGCTCGGCACCTCGCTGCGCGCCGCCCTCGGCCGCCCGGAACAGGACCACCGGCACGTCCCCTTCACCCCGGGCGCGAAGAAGACCCTGGAGCAGTCGCTGCGCATCGCCCTGGGCCGCAAGGACCGCCACATCGGCACCCTGCACCTGCTCCTGGCCCTGCTCTCCCGCCCCGGCACGGTCTCCGAGGTCCTCACGGACCACGGCATCACCTACGCCACCGCCGAAACGGCCGCCGCCTAG
- a CDS encoding IS630 family transposase gives MSRPGPKIPPLSVTDAQRAVLEGWLRRRSTAQALAQRSRIVLECAGGHSVMEVSRRLGIAPDTVRTWRRRFLEHGLDGLGDEPRPGVPRKITDADVERVIVKTLEETPKNATHWSTRSMAAATGMSQSTVSRIWRAFALAPHRSQTFKLSTDPLFIDKVRDVVGLYLDPPEKALVLCVDEKSQIQALDRSQPVLPMMPGVPERRSHDYIRAGTTTLFAALEVATGKVIGSLHRRHRAAEFKKFLTKVDKEVPADLQVHLILDNYATHKTPDIKKWLLAHPRFHLHFTPTSASWLNLVERWFAELTQKKLKRGVHRSVQALERDIRAWLSDWNDQPRPFVWTKTADEILDKVAAYCHRISDSGH, from the coding sequence ATGAGTCGTCCGGGTCCGAAGATTCCGCCGTTGTCGGTCACTGATGCCCAGCGGGCTGTGTTGGAGGGTTGGTTGCGTCGTCGCTCGACGGCCCAGGCTTTGGCTCAGCGGTCGCGGATCGTGTTGGAGTGCGCGGGTGGGCACTCGGTCATGGAGGTGTCGCGGCGGCTGGGGATCGCTCCGGACACGGTCCGCACGTGGCGGCGGCGTTTCCTGGAGCACGGCCTGGACGGGCTGGGCGACGAGCCGCGTCCGGGTGTCCCGCGGAAGATCACCGACGCGGATGTCGAGCGGGTCATCGTCAAAACCCTGGAAGAGACGCCGAAGAACGCGACGCATTGGTCGACGAGGTCGATGGCCGCGGCAACCGGGATGTCCCAGTCGACGGTCTCGAGGATCTGGCGGGCGTTCGCGCTGGCCCCGCACCGGTCCCAAACGTTCAAACTGTCGACGGACCCGCTGTTCATCGACAAGGTCCGTGACGTGGTCGGTCTCTACCTCGACCCGCCGGAGAAGGCTTTGGTCCTCTGCGTGGACGAGAAGTCGCAGATCCAGGCCCTGGACCGGTCCCAGCCGGTCCTGCCCATGATGCCCGGCGTTCCCGAGCGCCGTAGTCACGACTACATCCGCGCCGGCACCACCACCCTCTTCGCGGCCCTGGAAGTCGCCACCGGCAAGGTCATCGGATCACTCCACCGCCGCCACCGGGCCGCCGAGTTCAAGAAGTTCCTGACCAAGGTCGACAAAGAGGTCCCGGCAGATCTTCAGGTCCATCTGATCCTCGACAACTACGCGACCCACAAGACCCCGGACATCAAGAAGTGGCTGCTGGCCCACCCGCGGTTCCACCTGCACTTCACACCCACCAGCGCGTCCTGGCTCAACCTGGTCGAGCGGTGGTTCGCCGAGCTCACACAAAAGAAGCTCAAGCGGGGAGTCCACCGCTCCGTCCAGGCCCTCGAACGCGACATCCGGGCCTGGCTGAGCGACTGGAACGACCAGCCCAGGCCCTTCGTCTGGACGAAGACAGCCGACGAAATCCTCGACAAAGTCGCCGCCTACTGCCACCGAATCTCTGACTCAGGTCACTAG
- a CDS encoding PadR family transcriptional regulator: MPPVFAHGRLRLYLLKLLDEAPRHGYEVIRLLEERFQGLYAPSAGTVYPRLAKLEAEGLVTHATEGGRKVYSITEAGRAELADRSGELADLELEIRDSVTELAAEIREDVRGAAGDLRREMRAAASASATHVEDESWKAAKEELRKARHEWKEQARRAKDESRRAREEAQQARRQAKEAQDRAREEVQRIAGQLQEQFAKSGGVLGSLAGAWLGGAGGPAPSGSADRPAPPVVDTDWAQDLAATGEPARDLDRLLDRFRDEVRDAARDHGVTPAQLAEARAHLAAAATRLTSALGDTP; the protein is encoded by the coding sequence ATGCCGCCCGTCTTCGCCCACGGCCGCCTCCGCCTGTACCTGCTCAAGCTGCTGGACGAGGCCCCGCGCCACGGGTACGAGGTGATCCGGCTGCTGGAGGAGCGCTTCCAGGGCCTGTACGCGCCCTCCGCGGGCACCGTGTACCCGCGGCTGGCGAAGCTGGAGGCCGAGGGACTGGTCACGCACGCCACCGAGGGCGGGCGCAAGGTGTACTCGATCACCGAGGCGGGCCGCGCCGAGCTGGCCGACCGCAGTGGTGAGCTCGCCGATCTGGAGCTGGAGATCCGCGACTCGGTCACCGAACTGGCGGCCGAGATCCGCGAGGACGTCCGGGGTGCGGCGGGCGACCTCCGCCGCGAGATGCGGGCGGCGGCCTCCGCGAGCGCCACCCACGTCGAGGACGAGTCGTGGAAGGCGGCCAAGGAGGAGCTGCGCAAGGCGCGGCACGAGTGGAAGGAGCAGGCCCGCCGGGCGAAGGACGAGAGCCGCCGGGCCCGCGAGGAGGCCCAGCAGGCGCGCCGGCAGGCGAAGGAGGCGCAGGACCGGGCCCGCGAGGAGGTCCAGCGCATCGCCGGGCAGCTCCAGGAGCAGTTCGCCAAGTCGGGCGGGGTGCTGGGCAGTCTGGCCGGTGCCTGGCTCGGAGGCGCGGGCGGCCCCGCGCCGTCCGGTTCCGCGGACCGGCCCGCGCCGCCGGTCGTGGACACGGACTGGGCGCAGGACCTCGCGGCCACCGGTGAGCCGGCCCGGGACCTGGACCGCCTGCTGGACCGTTTCCGCGACGAGGTACGCGACGCGGCCCGCGACCACGGGGTGACCCCGGCCCAGCTGGCCGAGGCCCGGGCCCACCTGGCCGCGGCGGCGACCCGGCTGACCTCGGCCCTGGGCGACACTCCCTAG
- a CDS encoding DUF4097 family beta strand repeat-containing protein: MAEQSTWHIAEPQKLGFEGPVTELRVRLVSGTVNVVAAEDGPARLEAAAVDGPPLYVVQEGGVLTVSYEDLPWNGAQGFKKWFEGKPWKAWSGGSSGRKAWERSAAVTLTVPAGTRVHLATVDAGVFVSGISGGTDVNGVSGDATLVGLSGRVKAHSVSGAVEAQSVTGDLAFHSVSGGLTVVDGAGVSVRADSVSGDMLIDLDLDPAAASPVDIALNSVSGQVAIRLPHPADARVEANTATGGVSNAFEDLRVSGQLGAKRITGTLGSGTGTLRATTVSGSIALLRRPQADSAPLTLDKKVL; encoded by the coding sequence ATGGCAGAGCAGTCGACGTGGCACATCGCCGAGCCGCAGAAGCTCGGTTTCGAGGGGCCGGTCACCGAGCTCCGCGTCCGTCTCGTGAGCGGCACGGTCAACGTCGTCGCCGCCGAGGACGGTCCGGCCCGCCTGGAGGCGGCCGCGGTCGACGGGCCGCCGCTGTACGTGGTCCAGGAGGGCGGCGTCCTCACCGTCTCCTACGAGGACCTGCCCTGGAACGGCGCGCAGGGCTTCAAGAAGTGGTTCGAGGGCAAGCCGTGGAAGGCCTGGTCCGGCGGCTCCTCCGGCCGCAAGGCCTGGGAGCGCAGCGCCGCCGTCACCCTCACCGTCCCCGCCGGCACCCGGGTCCACCTCGCCACCGTCGACGCCGGGGTGTTCGTGTCCGGCATCTCCGGCGGCACCGACGTCAACGGAGTCTCCGGCGACGCCACCCTGGTCGGGCTGTCCGGCCGGGTCAAGGCGCACAGCGTCTCGGGCGCCGTCGAGGCCCAGTCCGTCACCGGCGACCTCGCCTTCCACTCGGTGTCCGGCGGCCTGACCGTGGTCGACGGGGCGGGCGTGAGCGTACGGGCCGACTCGGTCAGCGGCGACATGCTCATCGACCTGGACCTCGACCCGGCCGCCGCCAGCCCGGTGGACATCGCGCTGAACTCGGTCTCCGGCCAGGTCGCCATCCGGCTCCCGCACCCCGCCGACGCCCGCGTCGAGGCCAACACCGCCACCGGCGGGGTCTCCAACGCCTTCGAGGACCTCCGGGTCTCCGGCCAGCTCGGCGCCAAGAGGATCACCGGCACGCTTGGTTCCGGCACCGGCACCCTGCGCGCCACCACGGTCTCCGGCTCCATCGCGCTGCTGCGCCGCCCGCAGGCCGACTCGGCCCCCCTCACGCTCGACAAGAAGGTGCTCTGA
- a CDS encoding LysR family transcriptional regulator — MELEVRHLRALCAIADAGSLHKAARQLGVSQPSLTTQLRRIERALDGELFLRERTGCRPTPFGRTVLGRARPLLAEMAALVAEARALARGPRLRIGSTASRALPGWLRRLHVRQPDTETSLVVDVSANALLRMVDAGQLDVAFVHEVEGSPLRVPAGLQVHVLMEREPQFVSMARDHPAARHAVVSLRDLAADRWTVDPSVDGEWDGLRRVFAGAGLDPPVLHADYHTATSLIVSGEAVAPCQPTSGPREDMAIRPLSGDPLAVRLLLATRPGAHAEVYEDLREAYREAALRMPPYRAWLHHHASPLLEAA; from the coding sequence ATGGAGCTTGAGGTCAGGCACCTGAGGGCGCTGTGCGCCATCGCCGACGCCGGCAGCCTGCACAAGGCGGCCCGGCAGCTCGGCGTGAGCCAGCCCTCCCTGACGACCCAGCTGCGCCGCATCGAACGGGCCCTGGACGGGGAGCTGTTCCTGCGCGAGCGCACCGGCTGCCGGCCCACTCCCTTCGGCCGCACGGTGCTCGGCCGGGCGCGCCCGCTGCTGGCCGAGATGGCCGCCCTCGTGGCGGAGGCGCGGGCACTGGCCCGCGGGCCGCGGCTGCGCATCGGCTCCACGGCCAGCCGGGCCCTGCCGGGGTGGCTGCGCCGGCTCCACGTGCGGCAGCCGGACACCGAGACCTCGCTGGTGGTGGACGTCTCGGCCAACGCGCTGCTGCGGATGGTGGACGCGGGGCAGCTGGACGTGGCGTTCGTCCACGAGGTGGAGGGCAGTCCGCTGCGGGTCCCGGCGGGGCTCCAGGTGCACGTGCTGATGGAGCGGGAGCCGCAGTTCGTGTCGATGGCCCGGGACCATCCCGCCGCCCGGCACGCGGTGGTGTCCTTACGGGACCTGGCCGCCGACCGCTGGACGGTGGACCCCTCCGTCGACGGCGAGTGGGACGGCCTGCGGAGGGTGTTCGCCGGGGCGGGGCTGGACCCGCCGGTGCTGCACGCCGACTACCACACCGCCACGTCGCTGATCGTCTCCGGAGAGGCGGTGGCGCCGTGCCAGCCGACGTCCGGGCCGCGGGAGGACATGGCGATCCGGCCGCTGTCGGGGGACCCGTTGGCGGTGCGGCTGCTGCTGGCGACGCGGCCGGGGGCGCACGCGGAGGTCTACGAGGACCTCCGGGAGGCGTATCGGGAGGCGGCGCTGCGGATGCCGCCGTACCGCGCGTGGCTCCACCACCACGCGAGCCCGCTCCTGGAGGCGGCGTAA
- the snpA gene encoding snapalysin, translating to MRHSRKAVLAATVGLGLAATLGGIAPTATAAPATAADSAGYAAYERSAENQAATKAFFEAVQRSVAEQRAANPGLLAVTVTYNTRSAPSFRSQIASSTQIWNSSVTNVKLQEVSTGGNFSYREGNDSRGSYASTDGHGRGYIFLDYRQNQQYNSTRVTAHETGHVLGLPDHYSGPCSELMSGGGPGTSCQNPNPNSAERSRVNQLWANGLVASGLGSKG from the coding sequence ATGCGCCACTCCCGCAAGGCCGTTCTGGCCGCCACCGTCGGTCTCGGCCTCGCCGCCACGCTCGGCGGCATCGCCCCCACCGCCACCGCGGCGCCCGCCACCGCCGCCGATTCCGCCGGCTACGCCGCGTACGAGCGCTCCGCGGAGAACCAGGCCGCCACCAAGGCCTTCTTCGAGGCCGTGCAGCGCTCGGTCGCCGAGCAGCGCGCCGCGAACCCGGGCCTCCTGGCCGTCACCGTCACGTACAACACCCGCAGCGCGCCCAGCTTCCGCTCCCAGATAGCCAGCTCCACGCAGATCTGGAACAGCTCGGTGACCAACGTGAAGCTCCAGGAGGTGTCCACCGGCGGCAACTTCTCGTACCGGGAGGGCAACGACTCGCGCGGCTCGTACGCCAGCACGGACGGCCACGGCCGCGGCTACATCTTCCTCGACTACCGGCAGAACCAGCAGTACAACTCCACCCGCGTCACGGCCCACGAGACCGGGCACGTGCTGGGCCTGCCGGACCACTACTCCGGCCCGTGCAGCGAGCTGATGTCCGGCGGCGGCCCGGGCACCTCCTGCCAGAACCCCAACCCGAACAGCGCCGAGCGCTCGCGCGTCAACCAGCTGTGGGCCAACGGCCTGGTCGCCTCGGGCCTGGGCTCGAAGGGCTAG